A region from the Mesorhizobium sp. J8 genome encodes:
- a CDS encoding phospholipase D-like domain-containing protein — protein sequence MKAQGFRALLASRTFAARRNAGYWLDILKYVAVAVAAAVVTLAAVNLTPEPRVIRTIVPHRFYATDPQFVRSMSSYSQGQMFERNAVQTLVNGDEIFPAMLQAIGAAQTSVDMETYIYWSGSVGYQFATALATKAREGVEVRVLVDWLGSLPFDENLIHIMTGAGVRFERYRPIYWYTLDRVNNRTHRKLLVVDGRVAFTGGVGIADNWLGDARNPNEWRDTHYRIEGPSVGAFQAAFAENWLETAGETLQGEKFYPRPEPAGALSAQLILSSQPNGSENMELMMLAAIAAARDHLRIGMAYFVPDEIALQQILDARKRGVAVDVIVPNSLTDVPIVRKGSRHFWGQLLEAGVRIYEFQPTMYHPKLLIVDDVWVSFGSTNLDERSLRLNDEASLNVYGRDFAHTQIDLFNKDLNRSRQISLAEWQARPLTEKVTDWLASKLHTQL from the coding sequence GTGAAGGCTCAGGGCTTTAGAGCGCTGCTGGCCAGCAGAACATTCGCTGCCCGGCGCAACGCCGGCTATTGGCTCGACATCCTCAAATATGTCGCCGTAGCCGTCGCCGCCGCGGTTGTCACGTTGGCCGCGGTAAACCTGACCCCCGAGCCTCGTGTCATCCGCACGATCGTTCCGCATCGTTTCTATGCGACCGACCCGCAATTCGTGCGCAGCATGAGCAGCTATTCGCAAGGGCAGATGTTCGAGCGGAACGCTGTGCAAACCCTGGTCAACGGCGATGAGATTTTTCCGGCGATGCTGCAAGCGATCGGCGCGGCCCAAACCAGTGTCGACATGGAGACCTATATTTATTGGTCGGGCTCGGTCGGTTATCAGTTCGCCACCGCCTTGGCCACGAAAGCCCGCGAAGGCGTCGAGGTCCGAGTGCTTGTCGATTGGCTTGGCAGCTTGCCTTTCGACGAGAACCTCATCCACATCATGACGGGCGCCGGGGTGCGGTTCGAGCGCTACCGGCCGATCTACTGGTATACGCTTGACCGTGTGAACAATCGGACCCACCGCAAACTGCTCGTCGTGGACGGTCGGGTCGCGTTCACCGGCGGGGTCGGCATCGCGGACAACTGGCTGGGCGATGCGCGCAATCCGAACGAGTGGCGCGACACCCATTATCGGATTGAAGGGCCATCCGTGGGCGCGTTCCAGGCAGCCTTCGCCGAGAATTGGCTAGAGACCGCGGGCGAAACACTGCAAGGAGAGAAGTTCTATCCACGACCCGAACCCGCAGGTGCGCTTAGCGCCCAGTTGATCCTTTCATCACAACCGAACGGCTCCGAGAACATGGAGCTGATGATGCTGGCCGCGATCGCAGCGGCCAGGGATCATTTGCGCATCGGCATGGCCTATTTCGTGCCGGACGAAATCGCGCTGCAGCAGATACTCGACGCCAGGAAGAGAGGCGTGGCCGTCGACGTCATCGTACCCAATTCATTGACCGACGTGCCCATCGTCCGAAAAGGCTCGCGCCATTTCTGGGGGCAACTGCTCGAAGCGGGCGTGCGCATCTACGAGTTTCAGCCGACGATGTATCATCCCAAACTGCTCATCGTCGACGACGTTTGGGTGAGCTTCGGCTCCACCAATCTGGACGAGCGCTCATTGCGCCTGAACGACGAAGCCAGCCTCAATGTCTACGGCAGGGATTTTGCGCATACGCAAATCGACTTGTTTAACAAGGACCTGAACCGGTCGCGGCAGATCAGCCTGGCGGAGTGGCAGGCGCGCCCACTGACCGAGAAAGTTACTGATTGGCTTGCGAGCAAGCTGCATACGCAGCTTTAG
- a CDS encoding DUF768 domain-containing protein, with product MDIKLEQAVAEASPEADMLVNRTAHFVEEWIDEHKAEPTASMPTEIVAAELAERCIADAESQGIEPDEISEEVGDLKEYIAETVLEEQRDYGGEDHGSIAPVRPSAGNGEPNAEIPL from the coding sequence ATGGACATCAAGCTGGAACAGGCCGTAGCCGAAGCCTCGCCGGAGGCCGACATGCTCGTGAACAGAACCGCCCATTTCGTGGAAGAGTGGATCGATGAACATAAAGCCGAACCCACGGCGTCGATGCCGACGGAGATAGTCGCCGCCGAATTGGCGGAGCGATGTATCGCTGACGCTGAAAGCCAAGGCATAGAGCCTGATGAGATCAGCGAGGAAGTGGGCGACCTGAAGGAATACATCGCCGAGACCGTGCTGGAAGAGCAACGCGATTACGGCGGCGAAGATCACGGGTCGATTGCGCCTGTGCGGCCCAGCGCTGGAAACGGAGAGCCGAATGCCGAAATTCCGCTTTGA
- a CDS encoding DUF6894 family protein produces MPKFRFEFLESAARPPIQLEMENLETAKAEAKRAAREAMLDGIAAGSDPTSWVTKIYDEAGYLVTTIEFQDLVSEARRPGRADEAAEPGVMRSG; encoded by the coding sequence ATGCCGAAATTCCGCTTTGAGTTCCTCGAATCCGCGGCGCGGCCGCCGATCCAACTCGAGATGGAAAATCTCGAAACCGCGAAAGCCGAGGCCAAACGGGCTGCCAGGGAAGCCATGCTTGACGGCATTGCAGCGGGATCGGACCCGACATCCTGGGTGACCAAGATCTACGACGAGGCCGGCTATCTGGTGACGACCATCGAATTCCAGGATCTGGTGTCGGAAGCCCGGCGACCCGGTCGGGCGGACGAGGCCGCTGAGCCTGGTGTGATGCGGTCAGGTTAA
- a CDS encoding transcriptional regulator GcvA, whose amino-acid sequence MARRLPPLNALPAFEAAARHLNFSRAADELNLTHGAISRAIKHLEDQLGVQLFERATRSVRLTPVGEPYAIAVREALDQLALATQTATSRQSGSTLNVSTSDGFAGKWLVPRLYRFHRAHSDIDVRVSTTGRLTNFRGDGIDVAIRYGADHYHGLTAEFLTGEEVFPVCSPKLLEGPHPLKHPQDLKHHTLIRDGYRIDWAAWLASAGVEGVDPNSGLTFDSATFAVESAVQGEGVVLGRTMLVSADLASGRLVRPFDHALKAVSSFYLVYPPEAIRQRKVKAFRDWLFSEIGPG is encoded by the coding sequence ATGGCCCGCCGACTGCCGCCTCTCAACGCCTTGCCCGCCTTCGAGGCCGCCGCCCGGCACCTTAATTTTTCCAGAGCCGCCGATGAGCTCAACCTCACGCATGGCGCAATCAGCCGGGCGATAAAACATCTGGAGGATCAGCTCGGCGTGCAGCTCTTCGAGCGCGCGACGCGTTCGGTGCGACTAACCCCGGTCGGCGAGCCTTATGCGATTGCCGTGCGCGAGGCGCTGGACCAACTCGCGCTGGCGACGCAAACCGCGACCTCGCGCCAGTCGGGTTCGACGCTCAACGTCAGCACGTCGGACGGCTTCGCCGGAAAATGGCTGGTGCCGAGGCTCTATCGCTTCCATCGCGCGCATAGCGACATCGATGTGCGCGTCTCGACCACCGGCAGGTTGACCAATTTCCGCGGCGACGGCATCGACGTCGCCATCCGCTACGGCGCCGACCACTATCACGGGCTGACCGCGGAGTTCCTCACCGGCGAGGAGGTGTTTCCGGTCTGCAGCCCGAAGCTGCTGGAAGGCCCGCATCCGCTCAAGCACCCGCAGGATCTCAAGCACCACACGCTGATCCGCGACGGCTATCGCATCGATTGGGCGGCGTGGCTCGCCAGCGCCGGCGTCGAAGGCGTCGACCCGAATAGCGGCCTCACCTTCGATTCCGCCACTTTCGCGGTGGAATCCGCCGTGCAGGGCGAAGGCGTGGTGCTCGGCCGCACCATGCTGGTTTCCGCCGATCTCGCCTCCGGCAGGCTGGTGCGGCCGTTCGATCACGCGCTGAAGGCGGTGTCGAGCTTCTATCTGGTCTATCCGCCGGAAGCGATCCGCCAGCGCAAGGTGAAGGCGTTTCGCGACTGGCTGTTTTCCGAGATTGGGCCGGGCTGA
- a CDS encoding VOC family protein, producing the protein MATVHPFLWFNLDAEAARDFYLSVFKNSRTLGAIEFTDKPHAIFDFELEGQRFTALNAGGVPPFNERISLYIETKDQAETDYFWNALTAGGGSEQPCGWLKDKFGVYWQVIPSEALRLMNDPDREKAGRARQAMYSMRKIVLADLQAAHGGRA; encoded by the coding sequence ATGGCCACCGTTCATCCCTTCCTCTGGTTCAACCTCGATGCCGAAGCGGCGCGGGATTTCTATCTCTCGGTCTTCAAGAACAGCCGGACGCTCGGAGCGATCGAGTTCACCGACAAGCCGCACGCGATCTTCGACTTCGAGCTCGAAGGCCAGCGTTTTACGGCACTCAACGCCGGCGGCGTGCCGCCCTTCAACGAGCGCATCTCGCTTTACATCGAGACGAAGGACCAGGCAGAGACCGATTATTTCTGGAACGCGCTCACTGCCGGCGGCGGCTCGGAACAGCCCTGCGGCTGGCTCAAGGACAAGTTCGGCGTCTACTGGCAGGTCATCCCGAGCGAGGCCTTGCGCCTGATGAACGACCCGGACCGTGAAAAGGCCGGTCGGGCACGCCAGGCGATGTACTCGATGAGGAAGATCGTCCTCGCCGACCTTCAAGCGGCCCACGGAGGCCGCGCCTGA
- a CDS encoding SDR family oxidoreductase, whose amino-acid sequence MTTLAGKKIVVVGGSSGLGFGVAAAALENGAELVIAGRSADKLRAAAKRLGGAGRVTAIAADMANETDVSRLFEQAGSFDHLVATAGTPPPNDPIGETDMDFVRGFVDGKLIGAVMLAKHALRTLNKGGSMIFTSGINKDRPPVPGGSVVSAVAGSFTYFARALALELAPTRVNIVSPGWVDTEMWDEIVGEAKTGYFNEMGGRIPAGRIARPADIAPAYLYLMQNEFMTGETVHIDGGQRLV is encoded by the coding sequence ATGACCACTCTCGCAGGAAAGAAGATCGTCGTCGTCGGCGGCAGCTCCGGCTTAGGTTTCGGCGTTGCGGCCGCGGCGCTCGAAAACGGCGCCGAGCTGGTGATCGCCGGCCGTTCGGCGGACAAGCTGAGGGCCGCAGCGAAGAGGCTCGGCGGGGCAGGGCGCGTGACGGCCATCGCCGCCGATATGGCGAACGAGACCGACGTCTCCCGCCTGTTCGAGCAAGCGGGCTCCTTCGATCACCTGGTGGCGACCGCCGGCACGCCGCCGCCCAATGATCCGATCGGCGAAACCGACATGGATTTCGTGCGCGGCTTCGTCGACGGTAAGCTGATCGGCGCGGTGATGCTGGCCAAGCACGCCCTGCGCACGCTGAACAAGGGCGGCTCGATGATCTTCACCTCCGGCATCAACAAGGACCGCCCGCCTGTGCCTGGCGGCTCGGTGGTTTCGGCGGTCGCCGGTTCCTTCACCTATTTCGCCCGCGCGCTCGCGCTGGAACTCGCGCCGACCCGCGTCAACATCGTCTCGCCCGGCTGGGTCGACACCGAGATGTGGGACGAGATCGTCGGCGAGGCCAAGACAGGTTATTTCAACGAGATGGGCGGCCGCATTCCGGCCGGCAGGATCGCCAGGCCCGCCGACATCGCGCCGGCCTATCTCTATCTCATGCAGAACGAGTTCATGACCGGCGAGACCGTCCATATCGACGGTGGGCAGCGGCTGGTGTGA